TCCGTACAACATCGGCCGCCTGTGCCAGCGCGCGCCGCGCCTGCGCCCATGTACCCCACGCGGTATCGTGACGCTGCTTGAGCGCTACAACATTGATACCTACGGCCTGAACGCGGTGATCATTGGCGCGTCCAACATTGTGGGCCGCCCGATGAGCATGGAGCTGCTGCTGGCCGGCTGTACTACCACCGTGACGCATCGCTTCACCAAAAACCTCCGCCAGCACGTTGAGAACGCCGACCTGGTGATTGTCGCCGTGGGTAAACCGGGCTTTATTCCGGGCGAGTGGATTAAAGAAGGCGCTATCGTCGTGGACGTCGGCATCAACCGCCTTGAGAGCGGGAAAGTGGTCGGGGACGTAATTTATGATGAAGCCGCCGCCAAAGCCTCGTATATTACGCCGGTTCCGGGTGGCGTTGGCCCAATGACGGTTGCCACCCTAATTCAGAATACCTTGCAGGCCTGCGAGGAATATCATGATGTTGATGGAGAGTAATAATGGCGACCTTCTCACTAGGTAAACACCCTCACGTTGAACTGTGCGACTTGCTCAAGCTGGAAGGCTGGTGCGAAAGCGGTGCACAGGCAAAGGCGGTGATTGCCGAAGGCCTCGTGAAGGTGGACGGTGAAGTTGAAACCCGCAAACGC
This Klebsiella michiganensis DNA region includes the following protein-coding sequences:
- a CDS encoding methenyltetrahydrofolate cyclohydrolase, whose product is MAAKIIDGKTIAQQVRLEVAEKVKARIAAGKRAPGLAVVLVGANPASQIYVANKRKACEEVGFVSRSYDLPETTSEAELLALIDALNADAEIDGILVQLPLPAGIDNVKVLERIDPDKDVDGFHPYNIGRLCQRAPRLRPCTPRGIVTLLERYNIDTYGLNAVIIGASNIVGRPMSMELLLAGCTTTVTHRFTKNLRQHVENADLVIVAVGKPGFIPGEWIKEGAIVVDVGINRLESGKVVGDVIYDEAAAKASYITPVPGGVGPMTVATLIQNTLQACEEYHDVDGE
- a CDS encoding ribosome-associated protein, producing MATFSLGKHPHVELCDLLKLEGWCESGAQAKAVIAEGLVKVDGEVETRKRCKIVAGQTVSFESLSITVQP